A window of the Enterobacteriaceae bacterium 4M9 genome harbors these coding sequences:
- the rnhA gene encoding ribonuclease HI gives MVSVSRTICRVIAVLIALVYVRLGVFNRGSLPEMRKQVEIFTDGSCLGNPGPGGYGAIMRYKQHEKTFSAGYRLTTNNRMELMAAIVALEALREHCDVVLSTDSQYVRQGITQWIHNWKKRGWKTASKEPVKNVDLWQRLDAALSQHQISWEWVKGHSGHIENERCDELARSAAANPSLDDVGYQAS, from the coding sequence GTGGTTTCGGTATCGAGGACGATCTGTCGTGTAATTGCAGTGCTCATAGCGCTCGTTTATGTCAGACTTGGCGTTTTCAACAGAGGAAGTCTACCAGAGATGCGTAAACAGGTAGAAATTTTCACCGACGGCTCTTGCCTGGGCAATCCCGGCCCTGGCGGCTACGGTGCCATTATGCGCTATAAGCAGCACGAAAAAACCTTCAGCGCCGGCTACCGGCTTACGACCAATAATCGCATGGAACTGATGGCAGCCATTGTGGCGCTGGAAGCACTGCGCGAGCACTGTGACGTGGTACTCAGTACCGACAGCCAGTACGTGCGCCAGGGCATTACGCAATGGATCCACAACTGGAAAAAACGCGGCTGGAAAACAGCGAGCAAAGAGCCGGTAAAAAATGTCGACCTCTGGCAGCGGCTGGACGCAGCGCTTAGCCAACATCAGATTAGCTGGGAATGGGTTAAAGGCCACTCCGGGCATATCGAAAACGAACGCTGTGACGAACTGGCGCGCAGCGCCGCCGCTAATCCTTCTCTGGATGACGTGGGTTACCAGGCAAGCTGA
- a CDS encoding class I SAM-dependent methyltransferase: MKPARIPDTHTAPRHWAELPWGEYYRDALERQLRPWLGKMFGFHLLKVGNLSGEIDTDACAISHQVNVALQGERLQVVADPLYLPFAPDSIDACLLAHTLPWCTDPHRLLREADRVLIDDGWLILSSFNPMSVLGLGKLTPFQRRRVPYNSRMFTLMRLLDWLSLLNFEVLHHSRFQVLPWHRQGGRLLSTHLPALGCMQLIVARKRTVPLTLNPQKRRTEKTQLRSAVGATRQCRMRISLPGNPRHPEKD; encoded by the coding sequence ATGAAACCGGCAAGGATACCTGACACACATACTGCGCCGCGACACTGGGCAGAACTGCCCTGGGGCGAATACTATCGCGATGCGCTGGAGCGTCAGTTACGTCCGTGGCTGGGCAAAATGTTTGGGTTTCATTTGCTGAAAGTCGGCAACCTGAGCGGCGAAATTGATACCGACGCCTGCGCCATTTCACACCAGGTTAACGTTGCGTTACAAGGAGAAAGGCTACAGGTTGTGGCTGACCCGCTGTATCTGCCGTTCGCGCCTGACTCCATTGATGCCTGCCTGCTGGCCCATACGCTGCCCTGGTGCACGGACCCACACCGTCTGCTGCGCGAGGCCGACCGCGTATTAATAGATGATGGCTGGCTGATTCTGAGCAGCTTTAATCCGATGAGTGTACTTGGTCTTGGTAAACTCACCCCTTTTCAGCGCCGACGCGTGCCCTACAATAGTCGCATGTTCACGTTGATGCGCCTGCTTGACTGGCTGTCACTGCTCAATTTTGAGGTACTGCACCATAGCCGCTTTCAGGTGCTGCCGTGGCACAGGCAGGGCGGCAGGCTGTTGAGTACGCACCTTCCGGCGCTGGGCTGTATGCAGCTTATCGTGGCGCGCAAGCGTACTGTGCCGCTTACGTTAAATCCGCAAAAAAGAAGAACAGAGAAAACTCAACTCCGGTCCGCTGTTGGGGCAACCCGCCAGTGCCGGATGCGTATCAGCTTGCCTGGTAACCCACGTCATCCAGAGAAGGATTAG
- the gloB gene encoding hydroxyacylglutathione hydrolase has protein sequence MNLTSIPAFTDNYIWVLSDKAGKCLIVDPGDAAPVLKKIAEECWQPVAILLTHHHHDHVGGVSELVKTFPDIAVYGPQETRNKGATHIVGDGDNVNLLGLEFEIFATPGHTLGHISWYTTPWLFCGDTLFSGGCGRLFEGTAQQMYESFQRLNQLPAETLICCAHEYTLSNLTFALSILPANPDLNEYFLKVKELRAKNHSTLPSTLAIERKINIFFLTENSDLIRKIPNEIKLQHPEGRFAWLRTNKDNF, from the coding sequence ATGAATCTTACCAGTATTCCCGCTTTTACGGACAACTACATCTGGGTGTTGAGTGACAAAGCGGGAAAATGCCTGATTGTCGATCCGGGCGATGCCGCACCTGTGCTGAAAAAGATAGCAGAAGAGTGCTGGCAACCGGTGGCTATTTTACTGACGCACCATCATCACGATCATGTTGGCGGCGTAAGTGAACTGGTGAAGACATTCCCGGATATTGCGGTCTATGGCCCGCAAGAAACGCGCAACAAAGGAGCTACACACATTGTTGGCGATGGCGATAACGTGAATCTGCTCGGCCTTGAGTTTGAGATTTTCGCGACACCTGGTCACACCCTTGGGCATATCAGTTGGTATACCACGCCCTGGCTTTTCTGCGGCGACACGCTGTTCTCTGGTGGTTGCGGACGGCTTTTTGAAGGCACGGCCCAGCAGATGTATGAGTCATTTCAGCGACTTAACCAACTTCCGGCAGAAACGTTAATTTGTTGTGCGCATGAGTACACACTCAGCAATTTAACCTTTGCTTTGAGTATCCTTCCGGCAAACCCGGACTTAAATGAGTATTTCCTTAAAGTTAAAGAGTTACGAGCAAAAAACCACTCAACATTACCTTCCACACTGGCAATTGAGCGCAAAATAAATATTTTCTTCCTCACAGAAAATTCTGATTTAATTAGGAAAATTCCAAATGAAATAAAATTGCAACACCCTGAAGGCCGTTTTGCATGGCTGAGGACAAATAAGGATAACTTCTGA
- the mltD gene encoding murein transglycosylase D, translated as MKAKAMILASVLLVGCQASKDDSNVQQHAQSLSAAGQGEAGKYTGRATSARWLDNSLALEQDQDLWNFISDELKMGIPENTRIREQKQKYLKNKSYLHDVTVRAEPYMYWIAGQVKKRNMPMELVLLPIVESAFDPHATSARSAAGIWQIIPSTGRNYGLQQTSTYDARRDVVASTTAALNIMQRLNRMFDGDWLLTVAAYNSGEGRVMKAVKANKAQGKPADFWSLSLPTETQLYIPKMLALSDIFKNHQRYGVRMPTADESRALARVEVNNPVAMTQLADMAGIPVNKLKTYNAGYKGSVLGKSGPQYVMVPKKHVDRLRTSLASGDFDAVDSGILAESDVMQAQPVVSRTASVSSYTVRSGDTLSTIAARNKVSTKDIQRWNNLRGASIKPGQKLKMSAAGNSSTQLASNRNSDSSITYRVRKGDSLSSIAKRHGVKIKDLERWNSDTGNLKPGDQLTVIVKNASNSNS; from the coding sequence ATGAAGGCAAAAGCGATGATTCTCGCCTCTGTCTTGCTGGTGGGTTGCCAGGCATCGAAAGATGACAGCAACGTTCAACAGCATGCACAGAGCCTTTCTGCAGCTGGTCAAGGTGAAGCAGGTAAGTATACGGGTCGAGCGACCTCGGCTCGTTGGCTGGACAATAGTCTGGCTCTCGAGCAGGATCAGGATCTGTGGAACTTCATTAGCGACGAGCTGAAGATGGGCATTCCGGAAAATACCCGGATTCGCGAACAAAAACAAAAGTATTTAAAAAACAAGAGCTATCTCCACGATGTGACCGTAAGGGCTGAGCCCTATATGTACTGGATTGCCGGTCAGGTGAAGAAACGGAACATGCCAATGGAATTGGTACTTCTACCCATAGTGGAGAGCGCTTTTGATCCCCATGCGACGTCTGCTCGTAGTGCCGCTGGCATCTGGCAGATTATACCGAGCACGGGGCGCAACTACGGCTTGCAGCAAACCAGTACTTACGATGCGCGCCGCGACGTTGTCGCGTCAACCACCGCAGCACTGAACATTATGCAGCGCCTGAACCGCATGTTTGATGGTGACTGGCTGTTGACCGTTGCCGCTTATAACAGTGGCGAAGGCCGTGTGATGAAGGCAGTAAAAGCGAACAAAGCGCAGGGTAAACCTGCTGACTTCTGGTCGCTGTCTCTGCCGACGGAAACACAGCTTTATATCCCGAAAATGCTGGCGCTGAGCGATATCTTCAAAAATCACCAGCGTTATGGCGTGCGTATGCCAACCGCAGATGAAAGCCGTGCGTTAGCGCGTGTGGAAGTCAATAACCCGGTCGCGATGACGCAACTCGCTGATATGGCCGGTATACCGGTTAATAAGCTGAAGACGTATAACGCAGGTTATAAGGGTTCAGTACTGGGTAAAAGTGGTCCGCAATACGTGATGGTGCCGAAAAAGCATGTCGATCGTCTGCGTACTTCACTGGCTTCTGGCGACTTTGACGCTGTGGATTCCGGTATTCTGGCTGAAAGCGACGTTATGCAGGCTCAGCCTGTTGTCAGCCGCACGGCCAGCGTAAGCAGCTATACGGTTCGCTCTGGCGATACGCTGTCTACCATCGCCGCGCGCAATAAGGTGAGCACGAAGGACATTCAGCGCTGGAATAATTTACGCGGTGCGAGCATCAAACCGGGCCAGAAGCTGAAAATGAGCGCTGCCGGCAACAGCAGCACACAGCTTGCCAGCAACCGCAACAGTGACAGCAGCATCACCTATCGCGTACGAAAAGGTGATTCGCTCTCCAGCATTGCGAAGCGTCATGGGGTGAAGATTAAAGATCTGGAGCGCTGGAACAGCGATACAGGCAATCTGAAGCCAGGCGATCAGCTGACGGTGATTGTGAAAAACGCCAGTAATTCCAATAGCTAA